The Halorientalis sp. IM1011 genome window below encodes:
- a CDS encoding alkaline phosphatase family protein, whose protein sequence is MTRTFVVGLDGASWRLLDPWIEAGDLPNLAALREESAWAEHRSCLPPVTFPNWKCYSSGKDPGGFGVFWFERVDLDEGVIEVVNGGDYDTAELWDYLNDDGQSTGVVNMPTMYPPREIDGPVVAGGPDAVEGEYRSIDSGYTTPESLAADLEDRFDYRVHPDPLLSSNEERGAEVDAILELLDKRFEVALSLFQEEELDFMHVTLFYLNVIHHFFWDEEPSKRAWELVDEWLGRLDDLEDTNLVIMSDHGSAATQTEFYVNEWLAENDYQTRTQTVDGLLKRVGIDRETVLSAAKRVGAVDFLAKVVPERIQELVPQSAGLKRSRKLEAIELDETKAVASAQGPIYLNPDFDTESVREELMADLATVEDEHGRIFTDVYRGEEVYEGPYVDEAPEIVVDQRPGVHVNDGVGGGVIQTGPDRWAAENTPNGIFVASGPDFEEAGEMDDISILDIAPTVLVASGCDVPEDMTGEVLDIFADDRDWERREPITLADEDDSRDDAEVTERLQQLGYME, encoded by the coding sequence ATGACACGGACGTTCGTCGTGGGCCTCGACGGGGCGAGCTGGCGGTTGCTCGACCCCTGGATCGAGGCCGGCGACCTCCCGAACCTCGCCGCCCTCCGCGAGGAATCGGCCTGGGCCGAGCACCGGAGTTGCCTGCCGCCCGTCACCTTCCCCAACTGGAAGTGCTACTCCTCGGGGAAGGACCCCGGCGGATTCGGCGTCTTCTGGTTCGAGCGGGTCGACCTCGACGAGGGGGTCATCGAGGTCGTCAACGGCGGCGACTACGACACCGCCGAACTCTGGGACTACCTCAACGACGACGGTCAGAGCACGGGCGTCGTCAACATGCCGACGATGTATCCACCCCGCGAGATCGACGGCCCCGTCGTCGCCGGCGGCCCCGACGCCGTCGAGGGTGAGTACCGCTCGATCGACTCGGGCTACACCACTCCCGAGTCGCTGGCCGCCGACCTCGAAGATCGGTTCGACTATCGGGTTCACCCCGACCCCCTCCTCTCGTCGAACGAGGAACGCGGCGCGGAAGTCGACGCCATCCTCGAGCTACTGGACAAGCGCTTCGAGGTCGCTCTCTCGCTGTTTCAGGAAGAAGAGCTCGACTTCATGCACGTGACGCTCTTCTATCTGAACGTCATCCACCACTTCTTCTGGGACGAAGAGCCCAGCAAGCGCGCCTGGGAACTCGTCGACGAGTGGCTCGGCCGACTGGACGATCTGGAGGATACCAACCTCGTCATTATGTCCGACCACGGCTCGGCGGCCACCCAGACGGAGTTCTACGTCAACGAGTGGCTGGCCGAGAACGACTACCAGACCCGCACCCAGACCGTCGACGGCCTCCTCAAGCGGGTCGGCATCGACCGAGAGACCGTCCTCTCGGCCGCCAAACGCGTCGGCGCCGTCGACTTCCTCGCGAAGGTCGTCCCCGAACGGATCCAGGAGCTGGTGCCCCAGAGCGCAGGGCTGAAACGCTCCCGGAAGCTGGAGGCTATCGAACTCGACGAGACGAAGGCCGTCGCCAGCGCGCAGGGACCGATCTACCTCAACCCCGACTTCGATACCGAGTCGGTCCGGGAAGAACTGATGGCCGACCTCGCCACCGTCGAGGACGAACACGGTCGGATCTTCACCGACGTCTACCGCGGCGAGGAGGTCTACGAGGGGCCATACGTCGACGAAGCGCCAGAAATTGTCGTCGACCAGCGCCCGGGCGTTCACGTCAACGACGGCGTCGGTGGCGGCGTGATCCAGACCGGCCCGGACCGCTGGGCTGCCGAGAACACCCCCAACGGCATCTTCGTCGCGTCGGGGCCGGACTTCGAGGAGGCGGGCGAGATGGACGACATCAGCATCCTCGACATCGCACCCACAGTGCTGGTCGCCAGCGGCTGTGACGTGCCCGAGGATATGACCGGCGAGGTGCTGGACATCTTCGCCGACGACCGCGACTGGGAGCGCAGGGAGCCGATCACGCTCGCCGATGAGGACGACAGCCGCGACGACGCCGAGGTCACCGAACGCCTCCAGCAGTTGGGCTACATGGAGTGA